Genomic window (Hylaeus volcanicus isolate JK05 unplaced genomic scaffold, UHH_iyHylVolc1.0_haploid 14526, whole genome shotgun sequence):
AACGATAAAGCTCAGAGCACAGAGCCAATGTGCTCACCAAAAACTGCATCAtcattattgttttaaattcttcgttcACCATCTCAGCGAATCTGCAATTATAGCGTCAGAAATTAGTTTATTGTGCcgtatttatatttgctaTGAGTGACAAATACAACAACACACACTGCGTACAACAGTATTGTGATAAGGAAGTTCCCTTATATGGTTATCTaagatatataatatttaggttgcgaattaataaatatattgtcggaaattaaatttgttattgtgTCTTGTTTTTTCTAAAGATTGTTGGAAACAATAGCCAGTACTTTATAAAAAGCTTATATGTATTTAAGAAAACTATCGAGTACTTTTTTCTGACAGTCCAGAGGACTACGAAAACATCTTCAGACATGATAAACTTGTGTGACAGTCAGAGTGTTATTGTTGGATATCTCTTTGAGAACATTTACACTTCCAAAGAAAATGGGGGACTAACTTGTAAATGTGCTTATGAAGACGGACGCACTCCTTCAAGGAATACGTCCCTGGTTCATTAACTCCCTTCTTCAAGCGGTGTTCGAATATCTCAAACAGGCAGTAAATGTGGATCAACAGACCGCTGAAAAGACTATCGCTGCCAACGTTTATAAACGCGGCCATGATCATGCCTACAGCTTCCCAAACGAATGTAACGGTATACACCACAGGAGAGGAATAATTATAAGGTAACCATATTCGATACGCTAATTTCCTTGGATTATCGTCGATCAAAGCCGTCCCAAACATGGCTATTAAAAGACTTAATACGGCAGTTGCGAGGGTAATCCCGTTCAACCTGCCAAGCATAACAttagtattaaattttgatgggTATTTGTACTTTGGTTTTgctattaacactttatctatcGGCAGCTTATTTATAAACTCTTCGACACTAAACATACCACGACCAAGCAACTGACTGGTTATGATTGGAAAGGTATATGTAAAGTTCTGTTACATTTAGTGTTAATTTCAGTGTCTACCTACTGTAACCTATTTATTATGTTGTCGGTTGTTTACTTATAATGATCAATTTGAAAAAGCAATTAAGCTTTTCATTTACTTTGTTATAGTCTGCACGAGGTAATATCAGTCTATATgcatatacagagtgttccTTTATATCTGGGCACTTTTTGGAAGATAAGGTGCTGACTTCAGTACgaatcgaaaaattgtttgtccAATTTTCGAACTGTAGTTTCGTTATCAAGGTATAAGCAAACTGTTAGGAAATGATCTAGAAGCCCGCAAAATAGTTTAAGCCAGCAAGGACGCGGTCATTGCCATCTAGCTTACAGAGATTGAGTCAGTGTCCTCGTAACACCTGCACTAGTGTCCCAGTACCATTGATCGAGTTTAAACGTCGCTCGCCGAAAGTTACACTTGCAAATTTCATCTGCTTATATCTCGTCAACAAATCCGCAGTACTCAAATTgataaaggacttttcgattcgtactgGTGTCAGCACCTTACTCTCCAAAACGCGCCCACATATtaagaaacaccctgtatacctaTTAAAGTAGAATGTTATTTTCCAAGTT
Coding sequences:
- the LOC128882111 gene encoding odorant receptor Or1-like isoform X1, which gives rise to MFSVEEFINKLPIDKVLIAKPKYKYPSKFNTNVMLGRLNGITLATAVLSLLIAMFGTALIDDNPRKLAYRIWLPYNYSSPVVYTVTFVWEAVGMIMAAFINVGSDSLFSGLLIHIYCLFEIFEHRLKKGVNEPGTYSLKECVRLHKHIYKFAEMVNEEFKTIMMMQFLVSTLALCSELYRLTQRKVDSQYIEIVTYATCVVMQLLFFCWYGNEVRLKSLEISDMIYESNWMSLDPDAKKILLTIMIRSTSPIEFSSAQIFSMNLNSFMTIMKMAYSAYNMLHR
- the LOC128882111 gene encoding odorant receptor Or1-like isoform X2; translated protein: MFGTALIDDNPRKLAYRIWLPYNYSSPVVYTVTFVWEAVGMIMAAFINVGSDSLFSGLLIHIYCLFEIFEHRLKKGVNEPGTYSLKECVRLHKHIYKFAEMVNEEFKTIMMMQFLVSTLALCSELYRLTQRKVDSQYIEIVTYATCVVMQLLFFCWYGNEVRLKSLEISDMIYESNWMSLDPDAKKILLTIMIRSTSPIEFSSAQIFSMNLNSFMTIMKMAYSAYNMLHR